In one Streptomyces sp. NBC_01288 genomic region, the following are encoded:
- a CDS encoding enoyl-CoA hydratase/isomerase family protein produces the protein MDVDLELDEGLAVVTIDRPHARNAIAPSTMDELDKALDAAAGAKALVITGAGDRAFVSGGDLKQLSAIRTEEDAMAMALRMRGICDRIAAFPGPVIAALNGHAFGGGAEVAVAADIRVAADDIRIGFNQVALAIMPAWGGAERLAQLVGKGRALMLAGAGTVLDAAEAQRVGLLELVLPRAEFAEGWRTLARSLATNPAREIKRVMSGAVPEEEAARAFARLWVSDEHWQAAERVMSRG, from the coding sequence ATGGACGTAGATCTCGAACTCGACGAGGGCCTGGCGGTCGTCACCATCGACCGACCGCACGCCCGCAACGCCATCGCCCCGAGCACGATGGACGAACTGGACAAGGCGCTCGACGCGGCCGCGGGCGCCAAGGCGCTGGTCATCACGGGCGCCGGCGACCGGGCGTTCGTCTCCGGCGGGGACCTGAAACAGCTGAGTGCGATCCGGACCGAGGAGGACGCGATGGCCATGGCCCTGCGGATGAGGGGGATCTGCGATCGCATCGCGGCCTTCCCCGGTCCGGTGATCGCCGCGTTGAACGGCCACGCGTTCGGCGGCGGCGCCGAGGTCGCGGTGGCCGCCGACATCCGGGTCGCCGCCGACGACATCAGGATCGGCTTCAACCAGGTGGCCCTGGCCATCATGCCCGCGTGGGGCGGCGCCGAGCGGCTTGCCCAACTCGTCGGCAAGGGACGGGCGTTGATGCTCGCGGGCGCCGGGACCGTGCTCGACGCGGCCGAGGCCCAGCGCGTGGGACTGCTCGAACTGGTGCTGCCGCGCGCCGAGTTCGCCGAGGGCTGGCGCACCCTGGCCAGATCGCTGGCGACCAATCCGGCGCGGGAGATCAAACGCGTGATGAGCGGAGCCGTCCCGGAGGAGGAGGCGGCCCGCGCCTTCGCCCGCCTCTGGGTGTCCGACGAGCACTGGCAGGCAGCGGAGAGGGTGATGTCCCGTGGGTGA